Proteins from one Carassius gibelio isolate Cgi1373 ecotype wild population from Czech Republic chromosome A25, carGib1.2-hapl.c, whole genome shotgun sequence genomic window:
- the LOC127946805 gene encoding PHD finger protein 21A-like isoform X1, translating to MMELQTLQEALKVEIQVHQKLVAQMKQDPQNADLKKQLHELQAKITALSEKQKKVVEQLRKELLVKQEPDLKLQMLPATTDGETVLLTPACPASQLTTGPPHNQGAPQKTLTVTPVITAKTLPLVLKAATSTMPASMATQRPTVAMVTAISNPPRPGANSDSQSTPINLQVASKLPNQDTDAGPRIVSKNVIVVQATTTSAQHIKVPQFVPPPRLTPRPTYQPQVRPKPPTPINVPIAPAPPPMVAAPLIQRPLMLTTKLTSSLPASAGPIHQVHIVNGQQCATIDKTTTAVTSGTTQVTGIVISPAQTLQISNLNSDLKTVKPLGGPVHVVSSTPPSSSPPPAKIKREESPQKLAFMVSLGLVTYDHLEEIQSRRQERKRRTTANPVYSGAVFEPERKKSAVTYLNTPLHQGTRKRGRPPKYSTTTTTTISTAVPELGCNPLLSPTSSLPVSPAPGRPDMGGFPLSHHPHSVPQPSPSSGDGDIHEDFCTVCRRSGQLLMCDTCSRVYHLDCLDPPLKNIPKGMWICPKCQDQILKKEEAIPWPGTLAIVHSYIAYKEAKEEEKQKLMKWSAELKVEREQLEQRVKQLSNSITKCMETKNSILARQKEMQASLDKVKHLVHLIQSFNLTQPMETDILQDSKQDCTELGSIKDSKEATQVCVQESPTEPSVQAPVTVAVPEVKAEPEVGEMAEPAAAVTPEAASGESGVSLPEVPKTTVAEEMIDTAKMAEPVESPQARDVKTNGGTDCVCTILNQEEEKCAVDDADSENIPPNDSSCVEDAGKMEVELQEDGSHGVNTNNGKTSEPSQQALPAPLSSMDNPK from the exons ATGATGGAATTGCAAACATTACAGGAGGCCCTGAAAGTGGAAATACAAGTCCATCAG AAACTTGTTGCCCAAATGAAGCAGGATCCACAG AACGCCGATCTGAAGAAACAACTTCACGAGCTCCAGGCGAAAATCACAGCTCTGAGTGAGAAACAG AAAAAAGTGGTGGAGCAGTTGAGGAAGGAGTTGCTGGTGAAACAGGAGCCTGACTTGAAGCTGCAGATGCTCCCAGCGACTACAGACGGTGAAACGGTGCTTCTGACGCCCGCCTGTCCCGCTTCACAGCTAACCACAGGGCCTCCACACAACCAGGGGGCGCCACAG AAGACTCTCACCGTGACGCCGGTCATAACTGCAAAGACTCTACCTCTCGTGCTGAAAGCTGCCACCTCCACCATGCCTGCTTCCATGGCAACACAACGCCCTACAGTCGCCATGGTCACTGCCATCAGCAACCCCCCGAGACCCGGCGCCAATTCCGACTCCCAGAGCACACCAATCAACCTTCAGGTGGCCAGCAAGCTACCCAATCAGGATACAGATGCGGGCCCACGGATCGTGTCCAAGAATGTTATTGTC GTGCAGGCCACCACCACCTCTGCCCAGCATATCAAAGTTCCCCAGTTTGTCCCTCCTCCTAGATTGACGCCTCGACCCACCTATCAGCCACAG GTTCGACCAAAACCCCCCACACCCATCAATGTGCCCATCGCTCCGGCTCCTCCTCCCATGGTGGCAGCTCCTCTAATCCAGCGGCCCCTGATGCTCACCACCAAGCTGACGTCATCTCTTCCTGCCTCTGCCGGGCCCATTCATCAGGTGCACATCGTGAACGGACAACAGTGTGCCACCATTGACAAGACTACGACTGCAGTCACCAGTGGCACCACGCAAGTCACAGGCATTGTCATCAGTCCTGCTCAGACACTTCAGATCAGCAACCTTAACTCAGACTTGAAG ACTGTGAAACCACTGGGGGGACCAGTACATGTGGTCTCAAGTACACCACCATCATCCTCTCCTCCTCCAGCTAAAATCAAACGTGAGGAGAGCCCACAG AAGCTTGCCTTTATGGTGTCTCTTGGGTTGGTGACATATGACCATCTTGAAG AGATTCAGAGCAGAAGACAAGAACGTAAGAGGAGAACAACAGCCAACCCAGTGTACAGTGGAGCAGTGTTTGAACCTGAG AGGAAAAAGAGTGCTGTCACTTACTTGAACACTCCACTGCATCAAGGCACCCGGAAGAGAG GTCGCCCTCCCAAATACAGCACCACCACAACCACCACCATCAGCACAGCGGTGCCGGAGCTGGGCTGCAACCCCCTGCTCTCCCCCACCAGCAGCCTTCCCGTCTCCCCAGCCCCTGGGCGGCCTGACATGGGGGGCTTTCCCCTCTCTCACCACCCTCATTCTGTCCCCCAGCCCAGCCCCAGCTCCGGGGAT GGAGACATCCATGAGGATTTCTGCACTGTGTGCAGACGCAGTGGACAGTTGCTCATGTGTGACACATGTTCGCGCGTCTACCATCTCGACTGCTTGGACCCACCCCTCAAAAACATTCCCAAAGGCATGTGGATCTGTCCTAAATGTCAAGACCAG ATTCTGAAGAAGGAAGAGGCCATTCCATGGCCAGGAACCCTAGCAATCGTCCATTCCTACATTGCTTACAAAGAAG CAAAAGAAGAAGAGAAGCAGAAGTTAATGAAATGGAGTGCTGAACTAAAGGTGGAACGAGAGCAACTAGAACAGAGAGTGAAACAGCTCAGCAATTCTATAACa aaatgcaTGGAGACCAAGAACAGCATACTTGCCCGTCAGAAGGAGATGCAGGCCTCTCTGGACAAGGTAAAACACCTGGTCCACCTCATCCAGAGCTTTAACTTGACTCAGCCCATGGAGACAGACATCCTACAGGATTCTAAACAGGACTGCACAGAGTTAGGGAGCATCAAAGACTCAAAGGAGGCTACACAAGTGTGTGTGCAGGAGAGTCCCACCGAGCCTAGTGTGCAAGCACCAGTCACCGTAGCAGTTCCCGAAGTGAAGGCAGAGCCAGAGGTGGGCGAAATGGCAGAGCCAGCGGCCGCAGTCACACCTGAGGCTGCTTCAGGTGAATCAGGTGTAAGTCTCCCGGAAGTTCCCAAAACCACAGTTGCCGAGGAGATGATAGATACAGCAAAAATGGCGGAGCCTGTGGAATCACCTCAGGCCAGGGATGTAAAGACTAATGGAGGAACGGACTGTGTTTGTACCATCTTGAACCAAGAAGAAGAGAAGTGTGCTGTCGATGATGCAGACTCTGAGAACATCCCTCCCAATGACAGCAGTTGTGTAGAGGATGCTGGAAAGATGGAAGTAGAGCTACAGGAAGATGGAAGTCATGGCGTGAACACCAACAACGGCAAAACCTCAGAACCTTCTCAGCAGGCTTTGCCAGCTCCTCTAAGCAGCATGGATAACCCCAAATAG